From Deltaproteobacteria bacterium:
GGAGATGATGTTCAAATCCCGGGCGAAATAGAGGGCCACCAAAAATCCGGCAAGCACGCAGGTCAGGGCAAGTAACACCTCGGGCCAGGTCTTGGAGGCGAAGCTCCCCATCAACCAGAATATGATGACCGAGACCTGCTCATCCGCCACGTATTTAAGAAAACTGATCCCCGCCGATAGGATGGCCGCCACGATGATCCCTGAAAGGATCAGGCTGTTGGAGGACATCTCGCCTTCAAAGGAGGACAGAAAGATCACCACCCCGAGCGTTCCCAGAGCCCCCAGGAAGGCGAAAAAGGGGACTGTGTATAGTCCGAGGAAGGAAAGGTTCAGGATGAGGGCGATGGAAGCACCAAAGGCCGCGCCGGCCGAAATGCCCAGAGTGTAAGGATCGGCAAGGGGATTGAGCAGGATCCCCTGAAACACCACCCCCGAAACTGAAAGGCCCGCACCCACCGCAGCTGCGGTGAGCACCCGGGGCAGCCTTACCTCCCAGATGACATAGGGAACGGCACCCTTCAAGTCCCGGAGCAGGGAATCATCGCCGCTGATCTTTGCGGCGATCGTCTTGATGACTCCCGGAAAGGGGATTTCCATGTACCCCATTGCGGTGGAAACCAGGATAACCAGCAGGAGTACGAAGGCCAGGAGCATGAAATGCCCGGCCTCCGTTTCCGGCGATCTCAAGCCGCCCCTGCTCCCGGGTTCTCCTAGAGAGATATCCCGTTCGCCCGAGCTGCATCCATCATGTGTCTGAGATAAATCTTTGCCCACTCCGGGTTTTCTCCCAGTCCTTGGATGACGCAGGTCACTCGGATGCCTTCCCTCTCAAAAACGCTCTTCCAGGAGTCCTCTTCGCTTCCTGCCATATCGTTCCTGGCATGATCTCCGGCCACGACCATGAAAGGCTTGAGGATCACCTTCCTTATCCCGGCGTGTTTCAAGGAAAAGAGGACATCTTCCCTGGAAGGGAAACCTTCCACCGTCCCCACGAAGATCCCGACACCGGGGTAGGTCTTTCGCATGACCTTCTGGAATTCTGCATAGACACCGGTGCTGTATGTCTCGTTCCCGTGACCCATATAGACGAGGGCGGCTCCCCTCTCCTTCGCCATTTCCACGTCGGCCCGAAGGGCCTTTGCCGCCTCCGCCATGTCCTCATGGTAGTCGGGTTCCGGCCCGTTCTTGCCGAGGGCCGGTCTGCCCGCCACCAGCTTTTCAAAGGGCCTGTACTTGGCCTTGATGGTCCGGATGCTGTTCAGTCCTCTGAGGTAGGAACAGAGGTCGGTATACTCCTCCCCGTCGTATATATGGGTCGACTGGACGATGATGGTTCGATAGCCTTCGTCCTGCAGTTCGGCGATGGCGGCCAGGGGCCCCTTGACGAACAAGACATCCCTTGGGATATCCGGGTGTTTCCCGATGAACTGTTTGTCTTTCTGCCGCTCGTGCCAGATGTTACGGATTATGT
This genomic window contains:
- a CDS encoding iron ABC transporter permease: MLLAFVLLLVILVSTAMGYMEIPFPGVIKTIAAKISGDDSLLRDLKGAVPYVIWEVRLPRVLTAAAVGAGLSVSGVVFQGILLNPLADPYTLGISAGAAFGASIALILNLSFLGLYTVPFFAFLGALGTLGVVIFLSSFEGEMSSNSLILSGIIVAAILSAGISFLKYVADEQVSVIIFWLMGSFASKTWPEVLLALTCVLAGFLVALYFARDLNIISLGDRAADSLGVSSSRVRMSLLVAASFMTAVCVSVSGIIGFVGLIVPHLLRFLAGADNRKLLPASALAGAILLLSADTITRAILPREIPIGVLTALIGGPFFCYIFRKRGTRGIHA
- a CDS encoding sirohydrochlorin cobaltochelatase produces the protein MKRQMLVMVLVCMLSLTMAVPSFAMGGQKDKRAVVLAAFGTSYPSALNGILNIREQIQKAFPGLEVRLAFTSNIIRNIWHERQKDKQFIGKHPDIPRDVLFVKGPLAAIAELQDEGYRTIIVQSTHIYDGEEYTDLCSYLRGLNSIRTIKAKYRPFEKLVAGRPALGKNGPEPDYHEDMAEAAKALRADVEMAKERGAALVYMGHGNETYSTGVYAEFQKVMRKTYPGVGIFVGTVEGFPSREDVLFSLKHAGIRKVILKPFMVVAGDHARNDMAGSEEDSWKSVFEREGIRVTCVIQGLGENPEWAKIYLRHMMDAARANGISL